The Saccharopolyspora gloriosae genome has a segment encoding these proteins:
- a CDS encoding DUF397 domain-containing protein has translation MTEQDLTGATWFKSSYSPTQNECVEVALAPGGAGVRDTKDRNGGTLTFDTAAWTTFLSNLKQS, from the coding sequence ATGACCGAGCAGGACCTCACCGGCGCCACCTGGTTCAAGAGCAGCTACAGCCCTACGCAGAACGAGTGCGTGGAGGTCGCCTTAGCCCCCGGCGGCGCCGGAGTCCGCGACACCAAGGACCGCAACGGAGGCACCCTCACTTTCGACACCGCCGCCTGGACGACCTTCCTGTCCAACCTCAAGCAGAGCTGA